In one Neobacillus sp. CF12 genomic region, the following are encoded:
- a CDS encoding LacI family DNA-binding transcriptional regulator: MVNIKDIAEKANVSIATVSNVINNRGRVGEDTRKKILKIIDDVNYQPNEIAKSLKLNKTNDIGVIVEDISVFNAPEIINGIHAAAEEKGLSILLTNMGLFKKSGNQFPEISKCKELATPLFNQLVSSQVEGIIYIGIHSRDITDLIPNSKIPIVYTYCYTKNENDYSVNYDDEGASYQITKYLISKGHTQIGLISGLINSVSSYARFQGYQKALSEHLLMFNPQFVKTGDWQYESGYRMAQDLLNQENIPTAIIAMNDLMAAGAIQAIKDSGYRVPADISVVGFDNRELSSYISPRLTTMSLPLEEMGKKAMDILDQIRNKYPVNQKKYRLDCQLVERDSVYSLE; encoded by the coding sequence ATGGTAAATATTAAAGATATAGCAGAAAAAGCTAATGTTTCAATTGCTACAGTATCAAATGTTATTAATAATAGAGGACGCGTTGGAGAAGATACGCGCAAAAAGATATTAAAAATAATTGATGATGTAAATTATCAACCAAACGAGATAGCCAAAAGTCTTAAATTAAATAAGACAAATGACATTGGTGTCATAGTAGAAGATATTTCGGTTTTCAATGCGCCTGAGATTATTAATGGGATCCATGCAGCAGCAGAGGAAAAAGGACTATCCATTTTATTAACGAATATGGGTCTATTTAAAAAAAGTGGGAACCAATTCCCGGAAATAAGTAAATGTAAGGAGCTCGCGACTCCGTTGTTTAATCAATTAGTATCAAGCCAGGTTGAAGGGATTATTTACATTGGTATACATTCAAGAGATATAACCGATTTGATACCTAATTCAAAAATACCTATTGTTTATACGTACTGTTATACCAAAAATGAAAATGATTATAGCGTAAACTATGATGACGAAGGTGCTTCCTATCAAATAACAAAATATCTAATAAGTAAAGGACATACCCAAATTGGTTTAATAAGTGGACTTATTAATTCGGTATCATCCTATGCACGCTTCCAAGGATACCAAAAGGCTTTGAGTGAGCATCTACTGATGTTTAATCCTCAATTTGTAAAAACTGGAGACTGGCAATATGAATCTGGTTATCGGATGGCGCAGGATTTGTTAAATCAAGAAAATATACCTACAGCTATTATTGCGATGAATGATTTAATGGCTGCTGGTGCCATTCAAGCAATCAAAGATAGTGGATATCGTGTGCCAGCTGATATTTCCGTTGTCGGTTTTGATAACAGGGAATTAAGTAGTTATATTTCACCGAGATTAACAACCATGTCATTACCTTTAGAAGAAATGGGAAAAAAGGCAATGGATATACTAGATCAAATCAGAAATAAATACCCAGTCAATCAAAAAAAGTACCGATTGGATTGTCAACTAGTTGAGCGAGATTCAGTCTATTCTCTCGAATAA
- a CDS encoding GDSL-type esterase/lipase family protein: MMVAIFGSFTHLPVNAEPSNYKFDFGNGEVEKGYVGVSATDQYDEKKRYGFNTPEDMINVPASGSGVASDAVQFLEFGTKSDNTFNVDLPNGLYEVKVTLGDAFRVSVAAEEVYQVINMTGNNATDSFQIPITDGQLNLLITEGKVGTNFTLSALEINKLSRHPETKRTIYIGGDSTVANYYPLDSSIQAGWGQLFPQFVDPEIFQVRNMASGGQIARGFKNDGQLEAILKYIKPGDYFILQLGINDTNPKNTTTEAQFKEYMREMVQQVKAKGATVILSTPQGRASDFNAEGVHTSVNRWYRHSIIALAQEENVPLVDLNVLSSAYFTSIGSEATLALYMNGDTLHPNRAGATELARLVSEELKRQGLDGFTGDEKKDH; the protein is encoded by the coding sequence ATGATGGTTGCAATTTTCGGAAGTTTTACTCATTTACCTGTAAACGCAGAACCAAGTAATTATAAGTTTGACTTCGGCAATGGTGAGGTAGAAAAAGGCTACGTAGGTGTAAGTGCCACGGATCAATACGATGAAAAAAAGCGTTATGGCTTTAATACACCGGAAGATATGATCAATGTACCGGCATCCGGATCAGGCGTCGCAAGTGATGCTGTTCAGTTTTTAGAGTTTGGGACAAAGAGTGATAACACGTTTAACGTTGATCTGCCAAATGGACTTTACGAAGTTAAGGTCACCTTAGGAGATGCGTTCAGAGTCAGCGTGGCTGCAGAAGAAGTTTACCAGGTAATAAATATGACTGGTAATAATGCGACGGATTCATTTCAAATTCCGATTACGGATGGTCAACTTAATCTGCTAATTACGGAAGGTAAGGTGGGTACCAATTTTACATTAAGTGCACTCGAAATCAATAAGCTTTCCCGCCACCCAGAAACCAAAAGAACCATATATATTGGCGGCGACTCCACGGTAGCGAATTATTATCCGTTAGACAGCAGTATCCAGGCAGGATGGGGTCAATTATTTCCGCAATTTGTTGACCCAGAGATCTTTCAGGTTAGAAATATGGCATCCGGCGGCCAAATCGCAAGAGGCTTTAAGAATGATGGTCAGTTAGAAGCCATTCTAAAATATATTAAACCAGGTGATTATTTTATTTTACAGCTTGGAATAAATGATACAAATCCTAAGAATACAACAACTGAAGCGCAATTTAAAGAGTATATGCGGGAAATGGTCCAGCAGGTCAAGGCAAAAGGAGCTACAGTTATCCTATCGACTCCACAAGGAAGAGCATCTGACTTTAATGCAGAGGGCGTTCACACTTCGGTAAACCGTTGGTACAGACACTCTATTATCGCTTTAGCACAGGAAGAAAATGTACCATTGGTAGATCTAAATGTATTAAGTTCAGCATACTTTACCTCCATTGGATCAGAAGCCACTCTTGCTCTTTATATGAACGGTGATACATTGCATCCAAACCGTGCAGGAGCAACCGAACTTGCCAGACTTGTATCGGAGGAATTAAAAAGACAAGGGTTGGACGGTTTTACTGGAGATGAGAAAAAAGACCATTAA
- a CDS encoding cupin domain-containing protein, which produces MSSQLNWEAAEPGVKRKIFPPGDNVMMMEVHFEKGAEGYEHSHPHEQLTYCLRGKFEFTIDGEKHIVGPGETIFIPGGAKHGAKALEAGAIIDTFTPLRNDLLKR; this is translated from the coding sequence ATGAGTAGTCAACTTAATTGGGAAGCTGCAGAACCTGGTGTAAAAAGAAAGATTTTTCCACCAGGAGACAATGTTATGATGATGGAAGTTCATTTTGAGAAGGGGGCAGAAGGCTATGAACACAGCCATCCCCACGAACAGCTTACCTACTGCTTAAGAGGAAAATTTGAATTTACAATTGATGGTGAAAAGCATATTGTCGGACCTGGAGAAACGATCTTTATTCCAGGTGGAGCAAAGCACGGTGCAAAGGCATTAGAAGCAGGCGCCATCATTGATACTTTCACCCCGCTTAGAAATGATCTGCTGAAAAGATAA
- a CDS encoding 3-oxoacyl-ACP reductase family protein: protein MQFNLNGKTALVTGASGGIGQAIAIDLAANGAKVAVNYLSNQDGAEETVTIIKNQGGEAIMVQADVTDLAQIEALAAEVKEKLGTVGILVNNAGHLVERRKIEDMTMDLWRKIIDVNVTSAAFMSKAVIPGMKEKGSGIIINLSSVAAHDGGGPGAVPYATTKGAIITFTKGLAKELAPFGIRVNALSPGFIDQTKFHATFNTEEGRKATVARIPLGRGGVPQDISGAVLFLTSPYSSFITGETIEINGGMFMK from the coding sequence ATGCAATTCAATTTAAATGGAAAAACAGCCTTAGTAACGGGAGCAAGCGGAGGAATTGGGCAAGCTATTGCTATTGATTTAGCCGCAAATGGGGCAAAGGTGGCAGTGAATTATTTAAGTAACCAAGACGGTGCCGAAGAAACTGTCACCATCATCAAAAATCAGGGCGGAGAAGCAATCATGGTTCAAGCCGATGTAACCGACTTAGCTCAAATAGAAGCCCTTGCGGCAGAAGTAAAAGAAAAGTTAGGAACGGTAGGTATTCTCGTAAATAATGCAGGTCATTTGGTAGAGAGAAGAAAGATTGAAGATATGACCATGGATTTATGGCGGAAAATAATCGATGTCAATGTTACATCCGCAGCTTTTATGAGCAAAGCGGTTATCCCAGGCATGAAAGAAAAAGGAAGCGGTATCATAATTAACTTGAGCTCCGTTGCTGCTCATGATGGAGGCGGACCAGGTGCAGTTCCATATGCGACCACAAAAGGTGCAATCATTACTTTTACAAAGGGATTGGCAAAAGAACTGGCACCATTTGGGATTCGAGTGAATGCACTCTCACCAGGTTTTATTGATCAAACAAAATTCCATGCTACGTTCAATACGGAAGAAGGAAGAAAGGCAACAGTTGCAAGAATTCCATTGGGTCGTGGCGGTGTTCCTCAAGATATCAGCGGTGCCGTACTCTTTCTAACCTCTCCATATTCTTCCTTTATTACGGGAGAAACCATTGAAATAAATGGCGGAATGTTCATGAAATAA
- a CDS encoding sensor histidine kinase, giving the protein MKKWLQSMNLFQRLLLYFALVMILPLIIVASIIYMQSSNLLEKQTEDYLGQVVTNVYFQTDRFVKNYELVTLPIVSNPNVKHFLDLEENNVKVKEHIRYQYYEDIWTMMDNIVIQKPEINRMYILGDNKRQIWLHDKGGSFSENHYNNLKKITPESGKIIIHPSNQNGNITLTIARKIRGMESFFPNGILGIEINASELGELWKEANLGNEGFFMIADPNGSVIYHPDSKFIGKSLNEVGRKQISKNKQGTFFDQWNNESTFFHFFTSEYTGWKLIAAVPKSQLFAPISGVRLTAVISAVFVIIIAFVLSVNSIRQIVKPIQLLERTMKTVEQGEWEKVPILPRNDEISSLLRSYNRMVERLSTLVDQVYKAELNNQQVKIELQERELEKQKVEIQALQSQINPHFLYNTLETMNAYGIINGIEEISKMADALAGMFRYSVRNLEMVTLADEIEHVKGYLIIHELRIRKPINLILDIDPSLYDAPMVKLSLQPLVENAIQHGFKKSVDEINITIRTKIIGSCLHVCVIDNGRGIPNDRLKEIREFIKPDRKNKPELRSDLGIGVTNVNRRIQLIFGDQYGLKLTSRVNDGTTVSIVLPYQKEKRGTDQPA; this is encoded by the coding sequence ATGAAAAAATGGCTGCAAAGTATGAACCTTTTTCAAAGATTGCTGTTGTATTTTGCACTTGTTATGATATTACCTTTAATCATTGTAGCAAGCATCATATATATGCAGTCTTCCAATCTTCTTGAAAAACAAACGGAGGATTATCTCGGACAGGTAGTCACCAATGTGTATTTTCAGACTGACCGTTTTGTAAAGAATTATGAGCTGGTAACCCTGCCAATCGTTTCAAACCCCAATGTAAAGCATTTCCTTGATCTGGAAGAAAATAATGTAAAAGTAAAGGAACACATCCGTTATCAATATTACGAAGATATTTGGACGATGATGGATAATATCGTCATTCAGAAGCCTGAAATTAATCGAATGTACATACTAGGAGATAACAAGAGACAAATTTGGTTGCATGATAAGGGAGGTTCTTTTTCGGAAAATCATTATAATAATTTAAAAAAGATTACTCCAGAAAGCGGCAAAATAATTATTCATCCGTCCAATCAAAATGGTAATATAACACTTACTATCGCAAGAAAAATCAGAGGTATGGAGTCGTTTTTCCCTAATGGAATCCTCGGAATTGAAATTAATGCTTCTGAATTAGGAGAATTGTGGAAAGAGGCTAACCTTGGGAATGAAGGATTTTTTATGATTGCGGATCCGAATGGAAGTGTAATCTATCATCCTGATTCCAAATTTATAGGTAAATCATTAAATGAAGTGGGAAGAAAACAAATTAGCAAAAATAAACAGGGTACCTTTTTCGACCAATGGAACAATGAGTCTACCTTCTTTCATTTTTTTACTTCAGAATATACGGGATGGAAACTGATTGCAGCAGTACCTAAATCTCAGCTTTTTGCCCCCATTTCTGGGGTCCGCTTAACCGCTGTTATTTCAGCTGTGTTTGTGATTATTATTGCCTTTGTCCTATCGGTTAACTCTATCAGGCAAATTGTCAAGCCAATCCAATTATTAGAACGAACAATGAAAACCGTTGAACAAGGGGAGTGGGAAAAGGTTCCAATTCTTCCGAGAAATGATGAAATCAGCAGTCTTTTAAGGAGCTATAACAGGATGGTGGAAAGGCTGTCAACGTTGGTCGACCAGGTCTATAAAGCGGAGTTAAATAATCAACAGGTAAAAATTGAATTGCAGGAAAGAGAACTTGAAAAACAAAAGGTAGAGATACAGGCACTTCAATCACAGATTAATCCACACTTCTTGTACAATACGCTAGAAACAATGAACGCATATGGAATCATCAATGGAATTGAGGAAATTTCAAAAATGGCGGATGCTTTGGCCGGTATGTTCCGTTATTCTGTTCGAAATTTAGAAATGGTCACATTAGCAGATGAAATTGAACATGTCAAAGGCTATCTCATCATTCATGAACTCAGAATAAGAAAGCCGATTAATCTGATTTTAGATATTGATCCATCGTTATACGATGCCCCAATGGTTAAGCTTAGTCTTCAGCCTCTTGTTGAGAATGCGATCCAACATGGTTTTAAGAAATCAGTGGATGAAATCAATATTACCATTCGGACAAAGATTATTGGATCGTGTCTTCATGTCTGTGTAATCGACAACGGCCGGGGAATACCAAATGATAGATTAAAAGAAATACGAGAGTTTATTAAGCCAGATAGAAAAAACAAACCGGAACTTAGAAGTGATTTAGGTATTGGGGTCACAAATGTAAACAGACGAATCCAACTCATTTTTGGAGATCAATATGGGTTAAAACTGACTAGTAGAGTAAATGATGGGACAACTGTTTCTATCGTTTTACCTTACCAAAAGGAAAAAAGGGGAACGGACCAGCCTGCATAA
- a CDS encoding DNRLRE domain-containing protein, with amino-acid sequence MFSKRNKKGSVLLYLMFVLILVIPGIHAYSAEVQPIKLQIVEVTASGNDGNIPENTLDDDLGTRWSSQGLEEWILYDLGSTQEVGYLGLAFHNGNQRHSYFDVQVSKDGTAWETVLQNGVSKEGELGLAAYDVEDSSARYVKILCKGNSVNLWNSITVTHIYGPTEDGQLILAELVPPKQEERVDLTYTKPGLINPDGSEHVIHMPNKVTGKKHNVLDYGANPLDNELDDLPAILAAIEAASPGDEVYLPNGTYNLMGTLPSDGSSHIALKSGVNLRGESQNKVFLVSDFDADVPSGKVLRSYGMNNIIVSNLTITSTFDGKYSTDSSKTNPDIGGPTYGIYITDGVGDTPSYNILVEHVTIEKYQRMGVRIENSHDVVVQHALFQNATDVGGGGAGYGVSIQGVPKTDRTGYRNDTRYNVVRNSVFQGPYIRHGALIQYYAHNNVIYNNTFENTVLDSIDLHGEDEFLNEIYKNTITGVLTGAGIGVGNTGGTAPTNHDASGAYNYIHDNKISNSREGIKVHMGSPNTIIEKNMITHTTEPADAKGIYIQNAPGTIIRDNMISNNTAHGFIGILLAHDNGDTKADNIGAGDPKNITITGNHIMGNTNGIRIEAGSEIVMNDNKVEKNRENDFFINLESGGQEENSGVQEKLTPTGDALVDIERPTSNYGLENPELTTAGSADKNYYKYFNIKNNIDHTKGRIAYFRFDIADLNDVKEAILELTGKIGSNTTTVELDVFGLTNDNWAEDTITWQNSPNHAQDSVTVTGIGESAAYLGSITVDSVGAEKINLDVTHFVKSQSDGKVTLMIMDTKGQNGNINMYSKEDSNQANWPSLLIEK; translated from the coding sequence ATGTTTTCAAAACGAAACAAAAAGGGTTCTGTACTTCTGTATTTAATGTTTGTGCTTATTTTAGTCATTCCAGGTATTCACGCTTATTCTGCCGAAGTGCAACCTATTAAACTACAAATCGTGGAAGTAACGGCAAGTGGGAATGATGGGAACATTCCTGAAAATACATTGGATGATGACTTAGGTACGCGTTGGTCCTCGCAAGGGTTAGAAGAATGGATTTTATATGATCTTGGGAGCACTCAGGAGGTAGGGTATTTAGGTCTTGCTTTTCATAATGGAAATCAAAGACACTCCTATTTTGATGTTCAGGTTTCTAAAGATGGTACTGCCTGGGAAACCGTCCTGCAGAATGGCGTTAGTAAAGAAGGTGAACTTGGACTTGCAGCCTATGACGTTGAAGACTCTTCTGCCCGATACGTCAAAATTCTTTGTAAAGGTAACTCTGTCAATCTGTGGAATAGTATTACGGTTACACATATCTATGGTCCAACAGAAGATGGGCAACTAATTCTTGCAGAACTAGTTCCTCCTAAACAGGAAGAACGGGTTGATTTAACTTACACAAAGCCAGGATTAATCAATCCTGATGGTTCAGAACATGTAATCCATATGCCGAATAAAGTAACTGGAAAAAAACATAATGTCTTAGATTATGGAGCTAACCCGCTTGATAATGAATTGGATGATCTTCCAGCCATTTTAGCTGCAATCGAAGCAGCTAGCCCAGGTGATGAAGTCTATCTTCCAAATGGTACTTATAATTTAATGGGTACATTACCAAGCGATGGGTCTTCCCATATAGCTTTGAAGTCAGGAGTAAACCTGCGAGGGGAAAGTCAAAACAAAGTTTTCCTGGTTTCTGATTTTGATGCAGACGTGCCGAGCGGGAAAGTGCTGCGCTCCTACGGCATGAATAATATCATCGTCTCCAATCTGACGATTACTTCTACTTTTGATGGCAAGTATTCCACAGACTCCAGCAAGACCAACCCTGACATTGGAGGGCCGACTTACGGGATATATATTACAGATGGAGTGGGTGATACACCGTCTTATAACATTCTGGTAGAGCATGTAACCATCGAGAAATACCAAAGAATGGGTGTCCGGATTGAAAACAGCCATGATGTCGTGGTCCAGCATGCCCTGTTCCAAAATGCTACGGATGTTGGTGGTGGTGGTGCAGGTTATGGCGTGAGTATACAGGGTGTACCAAAAACGGATCGTACGGGGTATAGAAATGATACGCGATATAATGTCGTTAGAAACAGTGTCTTCCAAGGCCCATACATCCGCCATGGTGCATTAATCCAGTATTATGCACATAATAATGTTATTTATAATAATACCTTTGAAAACACAGTATTAGATTCGATTGATTTACATGGTGAAGATGAGTTTTTGAATGAAATCTATAAAAATACGATAACTGGTGTACTGACGGGAGCAGGTATTGGTGTGGGTAACACTGGCGGTACGGCTCCTACGAATCACGATGCCTCAGGCGCTTACAACTATATTCATGATAATAAGATCAGCAACTCGCGAGAAGGGATCAAAGTGCATATGGGATCACCGAATACAATCATTGAGAAAAATATGATCACACATACTACGGAGCCTGCCGATGCAAAAGGAATCTACATTCAAAATGCTCCCGGGACAATTATTCGGGACAATATGATTTCGAACAATACGGCTCACGGATTTATAGGAATACTATTAGCACATGATAACGGGGATACCAAGGCAGATAATATCGGAGCTGGTGATCCGAAAAATATCACCATTACAGGCAATCATATTATGGGTAATACGAATGGCATCAGAATTGAAGCCGGCAGTGAGATCGTTATGAATGACAATAAAGTTGAAAAGAACAGAGAGAATGATTTTTTCATTAACTTAGAATCGGGTGGCCAGGAAGAAAATTCGGGGGTGCAGGAGAAATTGACTCCTACAGGGGATGCACTGGTCGATATTGAAAGACCAACATCCAATTACGGTCTGGAAAATCCAGAATTAACAACAGCAGGAAGTGCTGACAAAAACTATTACAAATACTTTAATATAAAAAATAATATAGATCATACAAAAGGGCGGATCGCCTATTTTAGGTTTGATATAGCTGACTTGAACGATGTCAAGGAAGCCATATTGGAGTTGACAGGGAAAATAGGAAGTAACACAACGACTGTGGAGCTCGATGTTTTCGGATTAACCAATGATAACTGGGCTGAAGATACGATTACCTGGCAGAACTCTCCAAATCACGCACAAGATTCCGTCACTGTGACCGGGATTGGGGAATCTGCAGCTTATCTAGGTTCCATTACGGTTGACTCAGTAGGAGCCGAAAAAATAAATCTAGATGTGACACACTTTGTTAAATCTCAATCGGATGGAAAAGTAACCTTGATGATTATGGATACAAAAGGGCAGAACGGTAATATCAATATGTATTCTAAAGAAGATAGCAATCAGGCAAACTGGCCATCACTCCTTATTGAAAAATAG
- a CDS encoding DUF4962 domain-containing protein: protein MQSIYQPVSGILDVKYAPDETTELIENPPRFTWLPVQLENDQYCLQLSKNEDFSPEQTETIQPVPYNFYTPNRAMEPGTYFWRYALLDNVEQNWSEVRKFNIPDNLPDTAIPSRDGRYQEVNLAHPRLWLSPDQLKAFKANIKENPQHCNWNTFYEKSVKPWLNRELMPEPSPYPENKRVIKLWRQMYMDCQETLYAIRHLSVAGVILEDVTILNRAKEWLIHVANWDTEGTTSRDYNDECAFRIAAALAWGYDWLFQHLSDEEKGLVRHSLLRRTEQVAYHVIKRSKIHQVPYDSHAVRSLSSVLIPCSIALLDDASEAQEWLDYTIEYYACLYTPWGGKDGGWAEGGMYWTTGMAYLIDALNLLKNYMSLDFYKRPFFQKTGDFPLYCYSQDTRRASFGDQSNLGERPGLKTAFNIRQFAGITGNSWYQWYYEQVKAWDKDADQKFFNYGWWDFQFDEMLYLHDFPEVKAVPPADVERVKWFKDVGWVAFHDKMDQPDEHVMLLTKSSPYGSLSHSHGDQNSFVLHAFGEPLVVRSGHYVGFNSTMHKKWRRQTQSHNTLLIDGVGQYAESNKILNKQACGEVLEVVSTDEYSYVREDATNAYKEYVPYLNKFEREIYFVNQSYFVIVDSVDLEQPGSVNWLLHSLHQMKIEDQVFKIEGEKADIEGRFIYSSSGELSLEQNNDYKDVDPTEVEGLSREWHLQATTKKAKGHRIVTLLTPNRKGEKKYVSYFMDDQDHGVHLYLTENGKTFRVEVAKAY from the coding sequence ATGCAATCAATCTATCAACCAGTTAGTGGTATATTAGATGTAAAATATGCACCTGATGAAACGACAGAATTAATCGAGAATCCCCCCCGGTTTACCTGGCTGCCAGTACAATTAGAAAATGACCAATATTGCTTACAGCTTTCAAAAAATGAAGATTTCTCACCCGAACAGACGGAAACAATCCAACCTGTTCCCTATAATTTTTATACACCTAACCGCGCTATGGAACCAGGTACCTATTTTTGGCGGTATGCTTTATTAGACAATGTGGAGCAAAATTGGAGTGAAGTAAGGAAGTTCAATATCCCTGATAATCTTCCGGATACTGCTATTCCAAGCAGAGATGGGCGATACCAGGAAGTGAATCTTGCCCACCCAAGGTTATGGTTATCCCCTGATCAATTGAAGGCATTTAAAGCGAACATTAAAGAAAACCCGCAGCACTGCAATTGGAATACTTTTTACGAAAAATCGGTTAAACCATGGTTAAATCGTGAATTAATGCCGGAACCAAGCCCGTATCCGGAAAATAAACGAGTAATCAAGCTGTGGAGACAAATGTACATGGACTGCCAAGAAACACTCTATGCCATTCGTCATTTAAGTGTAGCAGGTGTTATCCTTGAAGATGTAACGATTTTGAATCGGGCAAAGGAATGGCTGATTCATGTTGCAAATTGGGACACAGAGGGCACAACTTCAAGAGATTACAATGATGAATGTGCTTTCCGTATCGCGGCAGCGTTAGCCTGGGGATATGATTGGCTTTTTCAACACCTATCTGATGAGGAAAAAGGTCTTGTTCGACATTCCCTGCTAAGAAGAACCGAACAAGTAGCTTACCATGTTATCAAACGTTCCAAGATCCACCAGGTTCCATATGACAGTCATGCAGTCCGTTCCCTGTCTTCTGTCCTTATTCCTTGTTCAATTGCCTTATTGGATGACGCTTCAGAGGCGCAGGAATGGTTGGATTATACAATCGAATATTACGCCTGTCTCTACACTCCATGGGGAGGTAAAGATGGTGGATGGGCAGAAGGCGGGATGTATTGGACCACTGGGATGGCTTATCTGATTGATGCGTTAAATCTATTAAAGAATTATATGAGTCTGGATTTTTACAAACGTCCGTTTTTTCAGAAAACAGGAGATTTCCCATTATATTGTTATAGTCAAGATACCCGCCGTGCGAGCTTTGGTGACCAATCCAATCTTGGAGAACGCCCAGGTTTGAAGACCGCTTTTAATATCCGTCAATTTGCCGGAATTACCGGAAATAGCTGGTACCAATGGTACTATGAGCAGGTAAAAGCATGGGACAAGGATGCCGATCAAAAGTTCTTTAACTATGGCTGGTGGGATTTTCAGTTTGATGAAATGCTTTATCTCCACGATTTCCCTGAGGTAAAAGCCGTACCGCCAGCAGATGTTGAGCGAGTTAAATGGTTTAAGGATGTTGGCTGGGTCGCCTTTCACGATAAAATGGACCAGCCCGATGAGCATGTTATGCTGTTAACAAAGAGTAGTCCTTATGGGTCGCTGAGTCATAGTCACGGGGATCAGAATAGTTTTGTCCTTCATGCATTTGGCGAACCACTTGTAGTGCGATCTGGACATTATGTAGGCTTTAACAGTACCATGCATAAAAAATGGAGGAGGCAGACTCAATCTCATAATACTTTGCTAATCGATGGTGTGGGACAGTATGCTGAATCCAATAAAATTCTTAATAAACAGGCATGTGGTGAAGTATTGGAAGTGGTATCAACGGATGAATACAGCTATGTAAGAGAAGATGCCACCAACGCTTACAAAGAATATGTACCGTATTTAAATAAATTTGAGAGAGAAATATACTTCGTGAATCAATCATACTTTGTGATTGTTGATTCCGTAGATTTGGAACAGCCAGGCAGTGTCAACTGGCTTTTGCATTCCTTGCACCAAATGAAAATCGAGGATCAGGTGTTTAAAATTGAGGGAGAAAAAGCCGATATAGAAGGCCGGTTTATCTATAGTTCTTCAGGAGAACTGTCATTAGAGCAGAATAATGACTACAAGGATGTCGACCCAACTGAAGTGGAAGGCTTATCAAGAGAATGGCATTTGCAGGCCACAACCAAAAAAGCAAAAGGGCACCGAATTGTTACCCTGTTAACTCCGAACCGTAAAGGGGAAAAGAAATACGTTTCATATTTTATGGATGATCAGGACCATGGAGTACATCTCTATTTAACGGAAAATGGAAAAACATTCCGTGTCGAAGTGGCAAAAGCCTATTAA